The Rhododendron vialii isolate Sample 1 chromosome 1a, ASM3025357v1 region GTAGTCCCGTCCGAGAAAGGTCGGGCTGCGGATTTGCCGGGTTTCATTAGAGCTGTTCTGACCAAGATGGAAGAGCCCTTCGAGCGGCTGCTGGAACGGCTTGAGCGGCCGCAGAAGCCGAGCGTTATAATGCACGATACGTACTTGATGTGGGCGGTGGACGTCGGGAATCGGAGGAATATTCCGGTGGCGTCGTTTTGGACCCAGCAGATGTCCGTGTTCACAGTGTTCTATCACTTTGATCTCCTCAAACAAAATGGCCACTTCCCAATTAATGTTTCAGGTGCGTTTAATTCTGTTACATATAGTATAGTATAGAAGGGGAAGAGATGAACAGGGATAGGATTTTGTCCCATAAGTGAACACAGATTCGGCTACAAATATTCTTCAAATATCCGGTTCCATGAATGATCGTGAAAAATTTCACGGTCATTTATGAGAGTTTAATTTACTGCTTCTTGGAAAGTTCCTTGAGCTTCCTACTTTTTGGTTTCTTCTCTCCCATTAGTGGGAGATTTATTGCTTTTTGTGGCTGTACACATGGAGGGGTTTTAGGGTTTCCATTTGTGCCTACTGTTCTATCGTTGGAGCTTGTTCGTCTTCTCATAGTATGGCAACCACTATTTCTGAATATTGTTCAGTGATGTTTTGGTCATGGTCATGTAGGTTTTAGCTCTTTGCTATATATTATGGATTTCCTTTGTAGATGTCGTATGACTTTTCTGGACTAGAATTTtcgatgaatttaaaaaaataacattaaattaaattaaattccTTAATTTCTCCACTGTCTTCGCATTAATTTCCTTTCTGCTTCAGTGCTTATGTTCCATTGATTTGGTAAAACTTGACATAGGTTGTAACTTACGGGATCTTGATAGTTGAGAATATCACAATGTGCTAACTCTCATTGTAATCACGCACTTCTTGTATGTGGGGTTTGTGTACATTGGATGACTGCAGACACATTTGAATCAGTGCATATAACTATGTACACGTAGCAAAATGCATGAGGAACTTTATATACCTATTGATCCAAATACATGTGGGGCGTGTGAGCTAGAGTTCGATACCTAGTGATGAGTTGCTTGTTTAAAATGAGAGCACAACTAGAGCCGGACcattttgtaattggtgaaaaaATCTTAGTGTCCCTTATCAGATTCACGAGTACTTCAATTGCTTGAATGACATGGCCATAAATATTTCATTAAATGGCATCTAAGGTTGCTTATAAAAAGAATTTCATTCCATGAACTGCACATTTCTATTCtgaccatccaaacaaggcctCACTTATTTTGCATAAATATAACAGAACGAGGAAACGAGTTGGTAAACTACATACCAGGAATTCCACCAACACGCATTGCAGATCTTCCGGCAGTCTTCTCCGGCAAAGTATTTGATGTTGTGCACACAGCTTGTGAAGCCCTTTCGCTAGTCCGAAAAGTACAGTATCTTCTACTCACTTCAATCTATGAGCTCGAATCGCAAACCATTGACGCAATAAAAGCAGCAATTCCAACCCCGGTATACTCTATTGGTCCATCAGTACCTTACTACGAACTCGGGGACAATTCCTCTGCGTCTACCGATTCCAAAAACTGTGAAACCAGCTACGTGCAATGGCTGGATTCTCACCCCAAATCCTCCGTTTTGTATATTTCTCTGGGTAgtttcctttctgtttccagAACCCAAATGGATGAAATCATTGCAGGGGTTGATATGAGCTGCGTTCGGTTCTTTTGGGTGTCGCGAGATGATGCTTCTCGGATCAAAGAGGGATGTGGTGGTAAGGACTATTAGAGCAAGTATCTAATAAGTTCGAAAGCTCTGTTTGGTTGTTGTTTTCAGAATCAGTCAggcaaaattctaaaaactttATGGGTTGAGGCCTTCAAAACTTGTCTTTTCACAATTTCTTGGACAAGAACACAGTTCGAGAAAACATAAAAGAGGCCTTTTCAAGTTCTAAAAACTTTTGTTTTCGAAAATAATTTCTGAAGAGTGTCACGCAGAGCATGATCATATAGAATGACCGCCAAACAATTTTCACTTTATTTCTAAAGCTTCTGCAATTATTTATTCATCTCATAGTTTCGCATGTCAAATTTCCCATTTTCTTCCATCACAATTGCTATTTAGCCAAGTTTTTGTAATTGTGTtgatacatttttgttttgattctttaattcaaaaataaaaaccatttTTTGAGCAGATTTGTCAAACAAGGGGGTGGTGGTGCCATGGTGTGACCAGTTGAAAGTACTGTGCCACTCTTCCACAGGCGGGTTTTGGTCTCATTGCGGGTGGAATTCAACCAAGGAAGGTGTCTTTGCCGGAATTCCATTCCTCACTTATCCAATAATTGGGGATCAAATGCCAAACTCCAAAACTATTGTGGAGGACTGGAAGATTGGGTGGAAAGTGAGGAGAGGAATGGGCGATGAAGAACGCTTGGTTACGAGAGAAGAAATTGCCAGTATTTTACGGCGGTTCATGGATTTGGAAAGTGATGAGGGGAAAGAAATGAGGAGAAAAGCGAAGGAACTCGAGGAGATTAGCCGAAGAGCAGTTTCCGAAGGAGGTTCAGCTGAAACTGCAATTGATTCTTTTATTCAAGACATTTCGTAACGTCGTGATTGTTGAAACATATGTTTTCTACGGTTCTGATCAGTGATTCCTAGAGATTATCTTACCACTAATGTTCACGTAATAAGCAACCATTTCTCTCACTTATATAATAAGTTCTACCTGTTTTTCAGTTTGAAAGATATCAATTTCTCTTCCAATCATCGTACTTCATTTCTGCTGCTGATGATACTCTTGAAAGGGATCTTTCACCTGCCTGTTACGTATTTCCAATATTAATGCCTAATGGAGTATATTATTGTGATGATTGTATTTCtagtatttttccttttttaatgtACTTTTTCCTTGGTTTTTTGGTCTGGTTACCAACTCCATCTcttgtataatatatatatatatatatatatatatatatatatatatatatatatatatatatatatatataggaccCAATCAAACATAGCTGAATTAATACAATCTCTCTTTCCTTCCCTCAATATTGTAATATGGTATCGGTGTTATGTCTCAGGTGGCTTCACCTCACATGGTCGAGTCTTCATCCGAGTCAATCGCCTGATCACCTCCATATGCTTTCGGACTACATATGGGAGAAAGTGTTAGACTTTATCACACATCACACCTAAGCCCACCCAAGCTCACTTAATATAATCTAGAGACTACTCCACTTATTGACAATTAATTTtaggttgaaaaaaaaaacctcaacgtGTCTAAACCCTAATTTACTTTCGCTCTCTAGTTTAAAATATTGATACATCATTTTCAACAATTATTTGCATTCATATAGGAAATTAATTAGTgcagaaatattttaaaatataatgGACAAGATATTCTTTATTAAGAAATAATGCAAACATTTTTCATAATCCACTATACTTATTAAatagaaagaaacaaatttgAGGTGACTATATTTTTCAGCATTTACActtgttatttttcttaaatttggaaTTGATCATtagtctcgacgagagaaatcagagAAGTACAAAAATGTGGTCCGAAGTTGATAAAATTCATGTAGTACAACAAAATGGACAACTATTTggtattatttttgtctttaatgatttttttgtcgtaatttCTTACTTTTCTAAAATTATCTCATCAAGAAGAATGTCCCATGGGTTGGATAGCGGAAGCGGGTGGTAACAATAACACACATCAATCACACATAAcacaaagatatacgtggttcttCAAAATCGGATACATCCACGGAAGAAGAGATATTTCACTATGGATAGATACAAATACAATGGAGGAAGAGACACTCGGCTCACTCTACACAACTCACTGGTGGGGGAGAATCCCTCGAGGGGCTCCCGACTCTCGCCCTGCTGTCTTATATTTCTCTCGCTCACATTTAAACACTTCTaataatacacacacatatagggAAGTCAGTGGTGTTACGCCACTGCGTGAAAACCCCGAAGTCAACACCGGCGGCTGAAGCAAAGTTCCATTTTGCTGCTTCTTCCTAACACCatgcatataaaaaatttaatgcgAATCTAGCTAGGGAAAATAATATTagcatttcaaaaattgatgcagacactctaaaaaacaaagaaaagtgaCTTTgaagttacactgattttgaagtgcctgcatcaatttttagagtgtcaGTATCATTTCCCTCTAGTAAATTGCGGAAAAGATATTGCTCCATCCGTCCTTAAATTAATGTCAAAACTGCAAACCTAGTCTcttaaaaatgtatttttttcttttaaaaattttgaatttcttttataaatcaatagatatcaatAAGTTCTTTCAAgtggtaaaaaaatttaaattttttaacaaaaaaataaatattttttaaaagtttagaTTTGCATATCGAATATCTATTTAGAAACCGAGGTAGAGTACTATTTAATATACCAAAACTTCAGTGGGTACTCCACAAAATTTGAATTCTGTTTCCATTTCAAACCTCTtgagcttctctctctcccatttcaATCCTCCGTCAAATTAATTCCCCGGCGATaacacacaaatcacacacgcCGGAACAAATGGAGGAATGCCACGTGGTGGCGATGGCTTACCCCGGCAGAGGCCACATCAACCCGATGATGAGCCTCTGCCAATTGCTAGCTTCCAAAACGGACCGAATCCGAATCACCTTTGTCGTGACGGAAGAGTGGCTCGGCTTCCTCGGCTCGGAGCCCAAGCCGCCGCCGGCTAACATCCGCTTCGCCACCGTCCCCAACGTTCTCCCCTCGGAGATAGGCCGCGCCGCCGACTTCCCCGGGTTTTACGAAGCTGCGCAGACTAAGCTGGAAGAGCCCTTCGAGCGGCTTCTGGATAGGCTTGAGCCGCCGGAGCCCAGGGTTATTATCTACGATACCGAGATGCCGTGGGTGGTGGGAGTTGGGAATCGGAGGGATATTCCGGTGGCTTCGCTTTGGACCATGCCCGCGTCGGTGTTTACTGTGTTCCATCACTTTGATCTCCTCGCGCAAAATGGCCACTTTCCGGCCGATGTGTCAGGTTAGTTCGCCGGCTATATGTACAGCACATGACTTAATTTGATGTGTGTTTTCTAGCTAGTATAATCAATTGGATAAAGTTTTCCTCCAGTAATGGGTAGAAGGCATTAATTCCTCCAAATCACCAAAGGAGCAAggcataaaaaattataagtagtagtagttttgTTATCAAGTTTTATTATTTCGGACGGGTGATTTGGAACGAAGAGCGTAACTTTTTGTCGAGCCATGAACCGGCTCAATGAATCAACAAattatgcttctttttttctttttcttcttcttttttttttttcaaagtccaATAGCATGAGACCTAATTAAAGTCGAAATGAAGTCTACAAATTGCTCAAGACATAAATTCATAATCGAAAAATATACCAGGACCGACGATTGTGCATACCGCCGGTCACACGgtgcccactacgggtcccgcATGaaaaattcgagccgttcaataattaaaaaaaaatcgagtgggcatCGCGAAAAATCAGTTAAGTCTGATATGTGAAAGTGTTCGATCCGATCTTCCCATTTTGTAAAAAtcggaaaaaatgaaaagattggatgaaaaatgaaaagcttgAATTGAGCACCTATACATactggattgagctgatttttcacgatacccatttggttttttgttttaaaattattgaatgaccCGAACATTTCATGCGAGACTCGTAATGGGCCTTGCGTGACCGTCGGTATGTCGTTTGTACGGTAttcatcggtaccaatagcagtacttGTAACGCCCTGATTTTTCTGGAACAAtaccttttaatttttttttgctaatccAGTAGtataatttacccaaaataGAGGTTTAATCAATACAATTCCAAAATAGATTTACtgaatcaaaatacattaacatCAGAGCCGACTCTAGGCTTAATACGGATtccaagcatactcgatctccgCTCCTGGTCTTCCTCCTGTCTCAAAactgctccaccattgaatcctgcacccgctggcaaattgatcgccgaagcaaccgatttgccaggatacagacgtatccgtgagtgataaatcacccagcataataattcaacccaaccacccatcttactttacagttagcaagcaacatgataataataatgtgaaaaagtaaaacaaggatttttcacataaattgttttattactattcattaatCTATCgtgtgatctaagatctcatccacgagatctttcctccccaaccgctagccatgtcccgtcccatgagatcacttcatTTTGCTGTCggagatacacctaagttatgtaccaaGCGTGCATCCCAATAACTGCAACAAATGGGTAAGCTTATCATGCGGTGACATAACTAGGGTTCATCTATCTTATTCACCatttcacaatcatcactggacgcCAGCCAGTAttaattcatcactggactcccgctagtttcaattcatcaatcatcactgggcttactttgccagttccAAATCATCatatccaactcatcacatctcaaaatcccgcctgcaggcaatctaaaaataaaacttttcaatttatccattacttAGTATcatctaggtgaattctattcgcataccaacCCATGTGTCTAGGATCCAATCTAACATATCAATCAAAAGTTGGAATAATAAACAAGCAATCAGaatgataattgaaataaataatgAATGAGACaatcacgtaactttttatgaatggacCGTTGTCCTTAATCTTGTGTGGCCAAGAAGTAAATTTAATACCGAAagtttttattaataaaaaataataattttgttcaattactagAAAGTCTAGACTTGTATtagtatttttgtaaaataatatGGGCCAAAATTATGCATTACAAGTTAAAAGAGGTTTTAAGTGAGGAACTTACTATTAGTTTGGCCAATATAATATATTAATGAAATTAGAAAGGGTAAATTTGTCATGCCCCGCCCCGGAATGACATCCAGAGTGGGCCCGAACCGAcacggccacgtggcattccacacaaaagacaAACGCATATATGACAACCAAATAAGAAATAGAGTAAAACCCCAGCGGAAGACCTAACGTTAATATAAACAAGGTACCTAAGATAATTACAaacttgaagtaaaaaaaaaatacttgacaACATTAGTCACAAAATGAGTTTAGCAAAAGTAAGAGTTTGACCCAATACAACCAACTCGACCAAGAACATTAACACTCTATACTAATCTAAGTGTTCCCAAAATgtcgaccggtagtggaccaactctacgATCACCTGTGACCTGgcagtccaaaaaggaaaatcagagtgtgtgagatatagaatatATTCAATAATATACTATAATACCCGAAAGAACATCTCAATTGAATGTAATTCATACCAACTCAGCATATGCACTCAAACGAATAACACACACATAACACATGCGGTGGCACATCTGCCACAAACCCATATACCCCAGGAGTGGTGTCCCACACACCACGCTCCCAACCACCGATAATTAGGCGGCATGGCTTACGATATGGTGTGCCTCACACACAAACCTTCGGCGGTATAATTAACATCCAACAAGCATGCATATCATTAGCTAAATCCCAAATAGCATGATACACAAACACCACCATGCAATATCCCATTGAACATATCcctatcaaacacactcacctttatgtcgaccgaagtatgccaaactaaggtttcggcacctcctGAAAGACCGGCTCTTTtcctagccacaagttaactcaTGTTAGTTATGAATTCAACGAATACTCGGCACAAAGTTACAAAGCTAACAAGAAGCTAAACGATGTCTATcgaatacaaatatgtccatgTCAACACCTAGAAGTGTCCCAAAATAAGCATAAAGTTCAAATACGAAATAACTCTTGAAATCGGTATGTAAACTTATGACCAATTTGTCTTATTTTGGCCATAACTTTTAATTGGCTTAGAATTAgatcatgaaaccaccaccaatgGAAAGTACGTTCCGAGTAGAccaattttgatataaaatttgcccaaaacggagtctgaatgaaaaaattatGCTTGTccaaaatttttccaaaaatgctgATTTTCCAATCTCTACCGGCAGAACAtttttcctaccggtaggaaaccccaaaaacataaaaatgacATCACTGGAcagcgtttctaccggtagggaccaactcctaccggtagaacctAGATTTCGCACAGAAAACTCTATTTTTCGAGTTCTCAACAACCCAACCTTCTCCACACCTCAAAACACATCTAACACTTatcaaaactacaccaaaacatGCTCAAACACTAAGAAATCAAAGAGCTATTCAAGCATCATCAAACACATGAATTGATTTCAAGTTCTTAGCACCAAAATAAACAAGATTCAAGTCTAGATTTTAGAACACGGAATCAAAGTACTAAAGCAAGAAATCTAACAACTTAAACATGGATTcaaacacaaaaatatgaattacCAAGTTAACAACCCACAATCTTCCTTTCCCTTtacctcttttcttcttcttcttctcctctcacatctctctctctctctctctctctctctctctctctctacatgttaGAATGACAAGAATAAGGGAAGAAATATCTTCCCAGGATATTTGTTACAACCACTTGGAAaaatgcggatcaaaaaaaaaaaccacttggAAAAATCATCACATGCAAGTGAGACCATAAGCCACTTATGCTCCACCCTTAAGTCACACATAAGACCCTCAAACTTTCATCGTATGCAAATCAACCCCGAAACATATATTTCAATTAAAGGATGAATTAAATACTCTAATATCCGGGACGGGTATTACAAAATTGTAGttgttacaaaaaaataaaattgaaaccCAGGAGCCGGTTTTACTGTACCACgtcgaaaaaaaaagaaaagaaaaagaaatggccATTTTCGACCGTGCGACAACCAATTCAATTCGGTTTCATTTCGGAACATAAAATTCAACTTTTAAACACTTGATATACTTAGAGAACAGACGGATAGGATTATAAAATTTAAGTCGTAGTAAAAGAAGAACAGGTTATGGCGAAGAAACTTAAACTTTAATAATCTTAGGGGCTAATTATAATATATATCATACATTTGGACCAAAACTAGTACACTAAATAATTTAGGAGGATCAAAGtgttattttatcaaaaaattttCAATACCCATCCGTGGGATTCACTGTTcacaaccaaaataaaaaataaaacagagaaAAACGGCCGGTCTCGGCCACGCATCGTCGAGATCAATCTCTTTCAATCCAGATCATAAAATTTATACGCAATTACtcaatatacttaggagaaggtAGGAGAGGGGGATGTTTGGCTTGGTGTGGGGAGCAagtaaaggagagagagatgaggagagGGAGGGACGGCggagagatgagagagttgGTTGGAGGTGGTGAAAAATGTTAAGGCGTATGTGGAATACCAAGACATTAGATTTAAGCTAAGATAGAGtataatttataattaattaactaactttataagaaaataattttttgtataaaattataatttaacttaataaaaatTTTGGATCATTATAACATAtgggtaaaaaaattattgacatATACTAGTCagtttaattatttaataaaattcaaaatataaatttttattcaaaaaaaattagggcaaaaaTTAGGATCGTTACAGTACTCATTGATAATTGACATGCAAGTGAGAATCAAGCTACTACAAAATGCTTTTTAAGAATTCATTGATTATCAAGTCTATCACTATGTTCATCTCTACAGATTATTTAGTGTAGATAGATTTATTCACGAAGCCGCTGTAAATAAGTTGTTCACGGAGCTGCACGATCTCAGTCGTCTTTTCGGTTTTGGACGACCTGAATCCTAATAAAACTTTTTCTGAGAAGAATTTGAACGCTCGAGATTCGCCTACGTAAACAATCCGAACATAATCACCAAATATGATAACCGGTATGtaacattttccaaaatcattgaaccaaaaaagaaaggataaaAGGAGTCATGGAAtgtacaaaaaataaaggaaaggaatCTTGGCGCTTGCTCAAATAACAATGCTACAACTACACACAAACAAGCGTGCAGTGCACTAAGTGCAGTATGTGTGAagcgcatttttttttttgaatgtgcATGTAAGTATTTGCGTTTAGTTGTAAAATTAATGATTGCCCAACCCAAAATAGAACCGATAAACTTTGGTCACGTGCGGGGGACCACCAAATTTTCTGTTGTCTTCTTCTCTCCACTTCAACCAACGTTCCGGAGAATCGATAAAGCGCACTGCTCTCTACTCCACAGTCCACActatcatcttcttcctctcctctGCTTCTCCCTAGCTCCCAtttccattccattccattccCCATCCAATTAATGGAAGTTCCCAACAATAATCCAACCACAATATGCCACGTGGTGGGGATGCCTTATCCCGGCAGGGGCCACATCAACCCCATGATGAATTTCTGCAAGCTACTAGCCTCGAAGAGGGACGAAATCTTAATCTCCTTCGTCGTGACGGAGGAGTGGCTCGGCTTCCTCAGCTCCGAGCCCAAGCCGCCGGCCAACATCCGCTTCGCCACGATTCCTAACGTAGTCCCGTCCGAGGAAGGTCGGGCCGCGGATTTTCCAGGTTTCATCAGAGCTGTTCTGACCAAGATGGAAGAGCCCTTCGAGCGGCTGCTGGAACGGCTCGAGCAGCCGCAGAAGCCAAGCGTTATAATTCATGATACTTACTTGCCGTGGGTGGTGGGCGTCGGGAATCGGAGGGATATTCCGGTGGCTTCGTTTTGGACCCAGCCGGTGTCGGTGTTCTCAGTGTACTATCACTTTAATCTTCTCAAACTGAATGGCCAATTCCCTGTCGATGTCTCAGGTGCGCTTTTCTGCTATGTACTCCATAATTCAAGTGGAGTAACTAGGGCCGGTTCCGttatggttcttattttttattttacgagacaaatcattCTATCACAATACAttatatttaattcaaaaaataaatagtagaACACACCTAATTTTGCCAAGgccacaaaaacacacaaacacttgCGACTCCTCCTGTTAGGGTGTATAAGTGTCGGTCTGTGCGTGAATTTTTGCAAACAGATAGGAAGGGAATAGGGATAGGGCTTTCTGTCTAGTAAGTGAAGGTCCTAGTAGCTCTTTCGTAGATCCTTAATTGATCCActcctatctttattttttagaatacaAAATGCTTTGAATCTAGATGAACGGACACATATTTGGTTCGGATAAGATGTGTTCTAAAGAGTTCAATGTACGGTCCACAAGAAGTATACGATTCAGGTGCATCGGATGGTTCAGAATTTGTTTGTCTCCACGTCATTGTTTGGACATCTACATCCTTAATTAGCATTGTTCTTTTTCAATCTTACCTCGAATTCATATTTGCTGACTGTTTTTGGAACAAATTAGTATTATTCTTCCCAACAAAGATGCATTCTGAAGACACACAAAATGATATCCGTTGGTTATGATTTATGACGTGGCTAATGATCCCTACTGAGGTGTTATAAAGTCAGCATCTTTTGTCAGCAAAATAGTATTCCTGAAAATGATCCCAAAAACCCAACGGTCCAATCCAGTTCATTGCCGAAGGCCCGAGAGAAGTTGGGCCCAAATGAAATACGTACAAATATCCACCCCAAGttcaaaaataaccaaaattggGCACAATTGTtgttcaaatatatatacaccccAGTTAACAGAGTGTATCAGATTTTCTCACACCTTGGTCGAGCCAAATGCCTGTGGGGCCTGCACATATTGTGTGAGATCACTATCTAATGATGATTAGATTCATCTCATATTGCTTAAGTGTAGAATAGCTCCTTACTTAATATAATGTTTAGAGAATCCAGGCTAGCACAGTTGGCTTTCTCGGacctggagaccctgccaagcaggggtgcttggcaggggtgccgagcacatttcggtcgtccaaaagtgttttggacggcccagatgtgAAGGTGCCGaacagattttttaaaaaaaagaaaggaaaaggaaaaagatgtttcgatccgggccgttgattccgagatgaatgGCTGGATTGGCCACTTGGCatccgctcggcagggtccccgggttcGGCTTTCTCACCCTCCCCCACAGTAGTTGCAAAGGTTCGAGCCCAGCGGGGGCATTGTTTGGGTTCAGGGTTATGGACAGCTTCTGAATCTTCTAtgaactaacatactaacaccccACTTTACCCCGTTGATAAATACAATATTGGAAAA contains the following coding sequences:
- the LOC131318448 gene encoding UDP-glycosyltransferase 87A1-like isoform X1; protein product: MEPNNKPTTICHVVAMPYPGRGHINPMMNFCKLLASKRDEILITFVVTEEWLGFLSSEPKPPANIRFATIPNVVPSEKGRAADLPGFIRAVLTKMEEPFERLLERLERPQKPSVIMHDTYLMWAVDVGNRRNIPVASFWTQQMSVFTVFYHFDLLKQNGHFPINVSERGNELVNYIPGIPPTRIADLPAVFSGKVFDVVHTACEALSLVRKVQYLLLTSIYELESQTIDAIKAAIPTPVYSIGPSVPYYELGDNSSASTDSKNCETSYVQWLDSHPKSSVLYISLGSFLSVSRTQMDEIIAGVDMSCVRFFWVSRDDASRIKEGCGADLSNKGVVVPWCDQLKVLCHSSTGGFWSHCGWNSTKEGVFAGIPFLTYPIIGDQMPNSKTIVEDWKIGWKVRRGMGDEERLVTREEIASILRRFMDLESDEGKEMRRKAKELEEISRRAVSEGGSAETAIDSFIQDIS
- the LOC131318448 gene encoding UDP-glycosyltransferase 87A1-like isoform X2 yields the protein MEPNNKPTTICHVVAMPYPGRGHINPMMNFCKLLASKRDEILITFVVTEEWLGFLSSEPKPPANIRFATIPNVVPSEKGRAADLPGFIRAVLTKMEEPFERLLERLERPQKPSVIMHDTYLMWAVDVGNRRNIPVASFWTQQMSVFTVFYHFDLLKQNGHFPINVSERGNELVNYIPGIPPTRIADLPAVFSGKVFDVVHTACEALSLVRKVQYLLLTSIYELESQTIDAIKAAIPTPVYSIGPSVPYYELGDNSSASTDSKNCETSYVQWLDSHPKSSVLYISLGSFLSVSRTQMDEIIAGVDMSCVRFFWVSRDDASRIKEGCGDLSNKGVVVPWCDQLKVLCHSSTGGFWSHCGWNSTKEGVFAGIPFLTYPIIGDQMPNSKTIVEDWKIGWKVRRGMGDEERLVTREEIASILRRFMDLESDEGKEMRRKAKELEEISRRAVSEGGSAETAIDSFIQDIS